In Labrus bergylta chromosome 6, fLabBer1.1, whole genome shotgun sequence, the following proteins share a genomic window:
- the ppp1r2 gene encoding protein phosphatase inhibitor 2 isoform X2 translates to MAAPRPIKGILKNKNSGTNVKCKQDDVQAEVPEQAPGLSEDDQQKKSQKWDEMNILATYHPADKDYGLMKIDEPSTPYNRMVGDDEDEGALSDSEGNGGLAADDLASKLVAAEGAEPRFLMKEEDEEEEEESSEEEEDELTPEEQAKKNHFKMMRKMHYNEGLNIKLARQLIASELEEDEDLDEEMRDDTEETEEINVDPPQEDSLDS, encoded by the exons ATGGCAGCTCCCCGGCCGATAAAAGGCATactgaaaaacaagaacagcGGGACAAACGTCAAATGCAAGCAGGACGACGTGCAAGCAGAGGTCCCTGAACAAGCCCCCGGGCTCTCAGAAGATGACCAACA GAAGAAATCCCAGAAATGGGATGAGATGAACATCCTGGCCACTTACCACCCAGCGGACAAAGACTACGGCCTGATGAAGATAGATGAACCCAGCACACCTTATAACAG GATGGTGGGAGACGACGAAGACGAGGGGGCGCTGAGCGACTCAGAAGGCAACGGTGGACTCGCAGCTGACGACTTGGCATCAAA gCTGGTTGCAGCTGAGGGCGCAGAGCCTCGCTTTCTCATGAaggaagaagatgaggaagaagaagaagaaagcagtgaggaagaggaagatgagctTACTCCTGAAGAACAAG CCAAAAAGAACCATTTTAAGATGATGAGGAAGATGCATTACAATGAGGGCCTAAACATCAAACTGGCCCGCCAGCTCATCGCCAGCGAGCTGGAGGAAGACGAAGATTTGGATGAAGAGATGAGGGACGACACAGAGGAGACGGAGGAGATCAATGTTGACCCCCCACAGGAAG ACTCTCTGGACTCGTAG
- the LOC109987981 gene encoding protein ANKUB1 has protein sequence MRVVISFEGSCETFDVHADQTVGAMKQMVKEHFLVHFSDDKPSRQYLELSYGGAALQDAWALCDVDIRSGSVIQCLIKSEQRPLMRVFNAVTGKTFLIMGSNALLQMSVAGLKSVVSKQSGLPVSTFRLSTPAGLQLYDCNHLQDYAIEVGATLRLDTWDGWVEFLQGCLMGHRLTVQSHLSEKKPVMRFQLQVALYIASSLGHLDMAGWLLERGVRAEDPVGVHPYRMWCHQTSHRDTGKCPIHIAAESSQLLILKLFINKNPLNLACRDPEGQDPLKVALQQGDRDCVRYLANKVYSVVSLSNISLPMRLYLQVKRWMSFGQKRAASNKGQYTSAAFKARVEDKELVDGFNHPNMSSKSRKSMTKLSRGIKAKALQPLTPNSNLCSISDLIFRRAPLPSLQPVNPADSIEMQKKWQQDLNRRKDGQLEEDSEEDSCSNKWKFALPPITRKNVTRPGCVDVSPKSSRIATVSLESLAHHCCRTPRENAMYCLTTASTFTEKPWLKQLKIARTLIRKRAHTME, from the exons ATGAGAGTCGTGATCAGCTTCGAAGGCTCCTGTGAAACTTTTGATGTCCATGCAGATCAGACTGTGGGGGCAATGAAGCAGATGGTtaag GAACATTTTCTTGTGCACTTCTCTGACGACAAACCGAGCCGGCAGTACCTGGAGCTGAGTTATGGTGGTGCAGCGCTGCAGGACGCATGGGCTCTGTGCGACGTGGACATCAGAAGTGGCAGTGTCATCCAATGTCTGATAAAG agtgaACAAAGACCTTTGATGCGTGTGTTCAATGCCGTGACAGGGAAAACCTTCCTAATTATGGGAAGCAATGCTCTTCTTCAAATGTCTGTTGCTGGATTAAAGAGTGTGGTGTCCAAGCAAAGTGGCCTCCCTGTCAGCACCTTCAGACTGAGCACACCTGCTGGTCTGCAGCTCTATGACTGCAACCATCTGCAAGACTATGCCATTGAAGTGG gAGCGACTCTCCGTTTGGACACATGGGATGGATGGGTGGAGTTCCTTCAGGGTTGCCTCATGGGTCACAGACTGACAGTGCAAAGCCACCTATCAGAGAAGAAACCAGTGATGAG GTTTCAGCTGCAGGTTGCCCTTTACATCGCTTCCTCTTTAGGACATCTGGATATGGCAGGCTGGCTGCTAGAGAGGGGGGTGCGTGCTGAGGATCCAGTAGGGGTCCATCCATACCGCATGTGGTGCCACCAAACCTCCCACAGAGACACCGGAAAGTGTCCCATCCACATTGCTGCAGAGAGCAGTCAGCTCCTCATCCTCAAACTCTTCATCAACAAGAACCCTCTGAACTTGGCTTGTAGGGACCCTGAAGGACAGGACCCTTTGAAAGTTGCTCTTCAGCAGGGGGACAGAGATTGTGTGCGCTACCTAGCCAACAAGGTTTACTCAGTAGTATCCCTGTCAAACATCTCCCTGCCCATGCGTTTGTATCTCCAAGTAAAACGTTGGATGAGTTTTGGGCAGAAAAGGGCAGCTTCTAATAAAGGCCAATACACCAGTGCTGCCTTTAAAGCCAGGGTGGAGGATAAGGAACTGGTAGATGGTTTCAACCATCCAAATATGTCCTCCAAATCCCGAAAATCTATGACAAAACTAAGTAGAGGGATTAAGGCCAAAGCTTTGCAGCCCTTAACTCCAAATAGCAACTTGTGTTCAATTTCAGACCTCATATTTAGAAGAGCACCACTACCAAGCCTGCAGCCTGTGAACCCTGCAGACTCCATAGAGATGCAGAAAAAGTGGCAACAAGACTTAAACAGAAGAAAGGATGGCCAGTTGGAGGAAGACAGTGAGGaagacagctgctccaacaagtGGAAGTTTGCTCTCCCGCCAATCACCAGAAAAAATGTCACCAGGCCggggtgtgttgatgtgtcgcCTAAATCTTCACGTATTGCAACTGTGTCTCTGGAGTCCCTCGCTCACCACTGTTGTCGAACACCAAGAGAAAATGCCATGTACTGCTTGACTACAGCCAG TACATTCACAGAGAAACCTTGGTTGAAGCAGCTGAAAATAGCACGGACCCTGATCAGGAAGCGAGCCCACACCATGGAATGA
- the ppp1r2 gene encoding protein phosphatase inhibitor 2 isoform X1 yields MAAPRPIKGILKNKNSGTNVKCKQDDVQAEVPEQAPGLSEDDQQKKSQKWDEMNILATYHPADKDYGLMKIDEPSTPYNRMVGDDEDEGALSDSEGNGGLAADDLASKLVAAEGAEPRFLMKEEDEEEEEESSEEEEDELTPEEQAKKNHFKMMRKMHYNEGLNIKLARQLIASELEEDEDLDEEMRDDTEETEEINVDPPQEADSLDS; encoded by the exons ATGGCAGCTCCCCGGCCGATAAAAGGCATactgaaaaacaagaacagcGGGACAAACGTCAAATGCAAGCAGGACGACGTGCAAGCAGAGGTCCCTGAACAAGCCCCCGGGCTCTCAGAAGATGACCAACA GAAGAAATCCCAGAAATGGGATGAGATGAACATCCTGGCCACTTACCACCCAGCGGACAAAGACTACGGCCTGATGAAGATAGATGAACCCAGCACACCTTATAACAG GATGGTGGGAGACGACGAAGACGAGGGGGCGCTGAGCGACTCAGAAGGCAACGGTGGACTCGCAGCTGACGACTTGGCATCAAA gCTGGTTGCAGCTGAGGGCGCAGAGCCTCGCTTTCTCATGAaggaagaagatgaggaagaagaagaagaaagcagtgaggaagaggaagatgagctTACTCCTGAAGAACAAG CCAAAAAGAACCATTTTAAGATGATGAGGAAGATGCATTACAATGAGGGCCTAAACATCAAACTGGCCCGCCAGCTCATCGCCAGCGAGCTGGAGGAAGACGAAGATTTGGATGAAGAGATGAGGGACGACACAGAGGAGACGGAGGAGATCAATGTTGACCCCCCACAGGAAG CAGACTCTCTGGACTCGTAG